One Bos taurus isolate L1 Dominette 01449 registration number 42190680 breed Hereford chromosome 16, ARS-UCD2.0, whole genome shotgun sequence DNA window includes the following coding sequences:
- the AADACL3 gene encoding arylacetamide deacetylase-like 3 isoform X3: MLITCVASVGVGLWVFSNHFLTTDIPAAISHPMRLRVLNCILQLLITWGLIFEKLRICSMPQFVRFVHDLLPLKKHPDVVVKDLQFGTIPVKLYQPKAPASGLRPGIVFYHGGGGILGSLKTYHGICCNLCKKSDAVVLAVGYRMLPKHRFPVILTDCMGLNFQSPSHQQNKNIPLLNHNLAFYCWCGYLDISPSWISTVLKGAHLPAEVWEKYRKWLSAENIPDKFKKRGYLPMSREPLNEAAYLETKITLDVVNSPLIADDEVVSRLPEACIVSCEYDILRDDSLLYKKRLEDLGVRVTWHHMEDGFHGVLTTADMSFFYFPCSSRILDAVAHFIKGL; this comes from the exons CTTGTGTGGCCTCCGTGGGTGTCGGACTATGGGTCTTCAGCAACCACTTCCTCACCACAGATATCCCTGCTGCCATCAGCCATCCAATGAGACTGCGGGTCCTCAACTGCATCCTCCAGCTTTTGATAACATGG GGGCTGATTTTTGAGAAACTGAGAATCTGCTCTATGCCCCAATTTGTCCGTTTCGTTCACGATCTGCTGCCACTAAAGAAGCATCCAGATGTGGTGGTCAAGGACCTCCAGTTTGGGACGATCCCGGTGAAGCTGTATCAGCCCAAGGCACCCGCGAGCGGTCTCAGGCCTGGCATTGTGTTCTACCATGGTGGTGGGGGCATCCTAGGGAGCTTGA aaacatACCATGGCATATGCTGTAACTTGTGCAAGAAGAGTGATGCAGTGGTTCTAGCAGTTGG ATACCGCATGTTGCCTAAGCATAGGTTTCCAGTGATACTAACAGACTGCATG GGCCTGAATTTCCAGTCCCCTTCCcatcagcaaaacaaaaacataccACTGCTTAACCACAATTTGGCCTTCTATTGTTGGTGTGGTTACCTGGACATCAGCCCCTCCTGGATAAGCACTGTATTGAAAGGCGCCCACTTGCCTGCCGAAGTCTGGGAAAAGTACAGGAAGTGGTTGAGTGCAGAAAACATCCCAGACAAGTTTAAGAAGAGAGGTTACCTGCCTATGTCCCGTGAGCCCCTGAATGAGGCTGCCTATCTGGAGACAAAAATCACTCTAGATGTGGTAAACTCACCCTTGATTGCAGACGATGAAGTAGTGTCTCGGCTCCCTGAAGCTTGCATCGTGAGCTGTGAGTACGATATACTTCGGGACGATTCGCTGTTGTACAAGAAGAGGTTGGAGGACCTAGGGGTTAGAGTAACTTGGCACCACATGGAGGATGGTTTTCATGGAGTGTTGACCACCGCTGACATGAGCTTCTTTTACTTCCCCTGCTCCTCGAGGATTCTGGATGCTGTGGCTCATTTCATAAAGGGGCTGTGA
- the AADACL3 gene encoding arylacetamide deacetylase-like 3 isoform X1 has translation MLITCVASVGVGLWVFSNHFLTTDIPAAISHPMRLRVLNCILQLLITWGLIFEKLRICSMPQFVRFVHDLLPLKKHPDVVVKDLQFGTIPVKLYQPKAPASGLRPGIVFYHGGGGILGSLKTYHGICCNLCKKSDAVVLAVGYRMLPKHRFPVILTDCMVGTMHFLKSLDTYGVDPARVIVCGDSVGGSVATVLCQKFVDRSDLPKIRAQILIYSALQGLNFQSPSHQQNKNIPLLNHNLAFYCWCGYLDISPSWISTVLKGAHLPAEVWEKYRKWLSAENIPDKFKKRGYLPMSREPLNEAAYLETKITLDVVNSPLIADDEVVSRLPEACIVSCEYDILRDDSLLYKKRLEDLGVRVTWHHMEDGFHGVLTTADMSFFYFPCSSRILDAVAHFIKGL, from the exons CTTGTGTGGCCTCCGTGGGTGTCGGACTATGGGTCTTCAGCAACCACTTCCTCACCACAGATATCCCTGCTGCCATCAGCCATCCAATGAGACTGCGGGTCCTCAACTGCATCCTCCAGCTTTTGATAACATGG GGGCTGATTTTTGAGAAACTGAGAATCTGCTCTATGCCCCAATTTGTCCGTTTCGTTCACGATCTGCTGCCACTAAAGAAGCATCCAGATGTGGTGGTCAAGGACCTCCAGTTTGGGACGATCCCGGTGAAGCTGTATCAGCCCAAGGCACCCGCGAGCGGTCTCAGGCCTGGCATTGTGTTCTACCATGGTGGTGGGGGCATCCTAGGGAGCTTGA aaacatACCATGGCATATGCTGTAACTTGTGCAAGAAGAGTGATGCAGTGGTTCTAGCAGTTGG ATACCGCATGTTGCCTAAGCATAGGTTTCCAGTGATACTAACAGACTGCATGGTGGGTACAATGCACTTCTTGAAGTCCTTGGATACGTATGGGGTGGATCCAGCCCGGGTCATAGTCTGTGGTGACAGTGTGGGCGGGAGCGTGGCAACGGTTCTTTGTCAAAAGTTTGTGGACCGTTCTGATCTCCCCAAGATTCGTGCTCAGATCCTCATCTATTCCGCTCTCCAGGGCCTGAATTTCCAGTCCCCTTCCcatcagcaaaacaaaaacataccACTGCTTAACCACAATTTGGCCTTCTATTGTTGGTGTGGTTACCTGGACATCAGCCCCTCCTGGATAAGCACTGTATTGAAAGGCGCCCACTTGCCTGCCGAAGTCTGGGAAAAGTACAGGAAGTGGTTGAGTGCAGAAAACATCCCAGACAAGTTTAAGAAGAGAGGTTACCTGCCTATGTCCCGTGAGCCCCTGAATGAGGCTGCCTATCTGGAGACAAAAATCACTCTAGATGTGGTAAACTCACCCTTGATTGCAGACGATGAAGTAGTGTCTCGGCTCCCTGAAGCTTGCATCGTGAGCTGTGAGTACGATATACTTCGGGACGATTCGCTGTTGTACAAGAAGAGGTTGGAGGACCTAGGGGTTAGAGTAACTTGGCACCACATGGAGGATGGTTTTCATGGAGTGTTGACCACCGCTGACATGAGCTTCTTTTACTTCCCCTGCTCCTCGAGGATTCTGGATGCTGTGGCTCATTTCATAAAGGGGCTGTGA
- the AADACL3 gene encoding arylacetamide deacetylase-like 3 isoform X2, whose protein sequence is MRLRVLNCILQLLITWGLIFEKLRICSMPQFVRFVHDLLPLKKHPDVVVKDLQFGTIPVKLYQPKAPASGLRPGIVFYHGGGGILGSLKTYHGICCNLCKKSDAVVLAVGYRMLPKHRFPVILTDCMVGTMHFLKSLDTYGVDPARVIVCGDSVGGSVATVLCQKFVDRSDLPKIRAQILIYSALQGLNFQSPSHQQNKNIPLLNHNLAFYCWCGYLDISPSWISTVLKGAHLPAEVWEKYRKWLSAENIPDKFKKRGYLPMSREPLNEAAYLETKITLDVVNSPLIADDEVVSRLPEACIVSCEYDILRDDSLLYKKRLEDLGVRVTWHHMEDGFHGVLTTADMSFFYFPCSSRILDAVAHFIKGL, encoded by the exons ATGAGACTGCGGGTCCTCAACTGCATCCTCCAGCTTTTGATAACATGG GGGCTGATTTTTGAGAAACTGAGAATCTGCTCTATGCCCCAATTTGTCCGTTTCGTTCACGATCTGCTGCCACTAAAGAAGCATCCAGATGTGGTGGTCAAGGACCTCCAGTTTGGGACGATCCCGGTGAAGCTGTATCAGCCCAAGGCACCCGCGAGCGGTCTCAGGCCTGGCATTGTGTTCTACCATGGTGGTGGGGGCATCCTAGGGAGCTTGA aaacatACCATGGCATATGCTGTAACTTGTGCAAGAAGAGTGATGCAGTGGTTCTAGCAGTTGG ATACCGCATGTTGCCTAAGCATAGGTTTCCAGTGATACTAACAGACTGCATGGTGGGTACAATGCACTTCTTGAAGTCCTTGGATACGTATGGGGTGGATCCAGCCCGGGTCATAGTCTGTGGTGACAGTGTGGGCGGGAGCGTGGCAACGGTTCTTTGTCAAAAGTTTGTGGACCGTTCTGATCTCCCCAAGATTCGTGCTCAGATCCTCATCTATTCCGCTCTCCAGGGCCTGAATTTCCAGTCCCCTTCCcatcagcaaaacaaaaacataccACTGCTTAACCACAATTTGGCCTTCTATTGTTGGTGTGGTTACCTGGACATCAGCCCCTCCTGGATAAGCACTGTATTGAAAGGCGCCCACTTGCCTGCCGAAGTCTGGGAAAAGTACAGGAAGTGGTTGAGTGCAGAAAACATCCCAGACAAGTTTAAGAAGAGAGGTTACCTGCCTATGTCCCGTGAGCCCCTGAATGAGGCTGCCTATCTGGAGACAAAAATCACTCTAGATGTGGTAAACTCACCCTTGATTGCAGACGATGAAGTAGTGTCTCGGCTCCCTGAAGCTTGCATCGTGAGCTGTGAGTACGATATACTTCGGGACGATTCGCTGTTGTACAAGAAGAGGTTGGAGGACCTAGGGGTTAGAGTAACTTGGCACCACATGGAGGATGGTTTTCATGGAGTGTTGACCACCGCTGACATGAGCTTCTTTTACTTCCCCTGCTCCTCGAGGATTCTGGATGCTGTGGCTCATTTCATAAAGGGGCTGTGA